Proteins found in one uncultured Methanobrevibacter sp. genomic segment:
- a CDS encoding PEP/pyruvate-binding domain-containing protein: MAAFDRIKSGIPGLDSALDNIRLGDNVVWNVTNLNEFSYFVNPYIRQAKEDKRNLIYIRFANHPPLIEMSDDDFRLLEAEQDNPDTEFAMIERDGIRIYMVNPYNQFETFTLEVHRIIEKEGYDAFYVFDCLSDLQAVWSTDLMMGNFFKVTCPFLFSLDTVAYFPIIRGRHSYDAIAKIRETTQLFLNVYSSSPEEVYVSPLKVWNRYSQTMFLGHKFNPVTGLVKALQDGQEVSRYYKTINDSDKYQNGQILDSWERYMLQVRMKYSEGENIDDECDKICELMMTKDEKMLSKIKEYFTFEDYTTIYDRRVGSGLVGGKSCGMLLARKIIEKNCPEIYSNIFEPDDSFYIGSDLFYTYIVSNDLWDLRVKQRTKDGYYKYGKELEEALKNGTFSDEIKKEFIHILDYFGQNPIIVRSSSFLEDGYGNAFAGKYESVFCVNRGSLEERLEAFEEAVKIVYSSTMNISALEYRKLNGLDDTDEQMALLVQRVSGSYYGDYLFPTAAGVGFSYSPYSPLPDMDNSKGMLRLVMGLGTKAVDRTKKDYPRIINLDRPEVTMAKDIKEKHRYSQHYLDVIDLKNISLHDVAVDEGLDVIPRYAKKVLVEHDKEAERMFRDRGQRREIVFVNCEGIVKNTKFIDVMKEILNTLETAYDYPVDIEYTVNVGEDNSFNINLLQCRPLQVSTNNEAIEMPEDKNVFFHIRESSMGMSRKNKVDAICYVDPHRYYEYPYAQKSSLSRVISDVNAYCRDKRKTAILIVPGRIGTSSPELGIPVVFADISHFTAILEEAYSEVGYMPELSFGSHMFQDLVEAEIYYGALFENEKKIEFNRDMLYEHDNILKDINPNLSDEIYEMVQVIEFEGDAAEFYHDMNRDETMCIFK; encoded by the coding sequence ATGGCTGCGTTTGACAGAATCAAATCAGGAATTCCGGGACTTGACAGTGCTCTAGACAATATCCGTCTGGGGGATAATGTTGTATGGAACGTTACAAACCTCAACGAGTTTTCATACTTTGTAAACCCATATATCAGACAGGCAAAAGAAGATAAAAGAAACTTGATATACATCCGCTTTGCAAATCACCCTCCACTGATAGAGATGAGCGATGATGATTTCAGGCTTCTTGAAGCCGAACAGGACAATCCCGACACAGAATTTGCAATGATTGAACGTGACGGCATCAGGATATATATGGTAAATCCATATAATCAGTTTGAGACATTTACCCTTGAAGTCCACAGAATCATAGAAAAGGAAGGATACGATGCATTCTATGTCTTTGACTGTCTAAGTGACCTTCAGGCTGTCTGGTCAACAGATTTGATGATGGGAAACTTCTTTAAGGTAACATGTCCATTTCTGTTTTCACTTGATACTGTGGCATACTTCCCGATTATACGTGGAAGACATTCCTATGATGCAATAGCCAAAATCCGTGAAACAACACAGCTTTTCCTTAACGTTTACTCCAGTTCTCCGGAAGAGGTCTACGTTTCACCATTGAAGGTATGGAACAGATACTCCCAGACAATGTTTTTAGGCCATAAGTTCAATCCTGTAACCGGTCTTGTAAAGGCTCTTCAGGACGGTCAGGAAGTAAGCAGATACTACAAGACAATCAATGACTCAGATAAGTATCAGAACGGTCAGATACTGGACAGCTGGGAGAGGTACATGCTTCAGGTGAGAATGAAGTATAGTGAAGGCGAAAATATCGATGATGAGTGCGATAAGATTTGTGAGCTCATGATGACCAAAGATGAAAAGATGCTTTCTAAAATCAAGGAATATTTCACATTCGAGGATTACACTACCATATACGACCGACGGGTGGGAAGCGGACTTGTAGGAGGTAAATCCTGTGGTATGCTTCTTGCAAGAAAAATCATCGAAAAGAATTGCCCTGAAATTTACAGCAATATATTCGAGCCTGACGATTCATTCTATATTGGTTCCGATTTGTTCTACACATATATAGTCTCCAATGACCTTTGGGATTTAAGGGTAAAGCAGAGAACAAAGGACGGATATTACAAATACGGAAAAGAACTGGAAGAAGCACTTAAAAACGGAACATTTTCCGATGAAATAAAAAAGGAATTCATACATATCTTGGACTATTTCGGACAGAATCCTATTATTGTACGCTCAAGCAGTTTTCTTGAAGACGGATACGGAAACGCATTTGCAGGAAAATACGAATCAGTATTCTGTGTCAACAGGGGATCTCTTGAAGAGCGTCTTGAAGCATTTGAAGAGGCAGTTAAAATAGTATATTCAAGTACCATGAACATTTCCGCTCTCGAGTATAGGAAACTCAACGGCCTTGATGATACCGATGAGCAGATGGCACTTCTTGTACAAAGGGTTTCAGGTTCCTATTACGGAGACTATCTCTTCCCGACTGCAGCAGGCGTGGGATTTTCATACAGTCCATATTCTCCACTTCCCGATATGGACAACAGCAAAGGAATGCTCAGACTTGTAATGGGTCTTGGAACAAAAGCTGTTGACAGGACCAAAAAGGACTATCCGAGAATCATAAATCTGGACAGGCCTGAAGTTACAATGGCAAAGGACATCAAGGAAAAGCACAGATACTCACAGCACTATCTTGACGTGATTGATTTGAAAAATATATCTCTTCATGACGTTGCTGTAGATGAAGGGCTTGACGTTATTCCAAGATATGCAAAAAAAGTTCTTGTAGAACATGACAAGGAAGCCGAAAGGATGTTTCGTGACCGTGGGCAGCGTCGTGAAATAGTATTTGTCAACTGTGAAGGAATTGTCAAAAACACTAAATTCATTGATGTGATGAAGGAAATTCTCAATACTTTGGAGACTGCATATGACTATCCGGTCGATATAGAATACACTGTAAATGTAGGTGAGGACAACTCTTTCAACATTAATCTTTTACAGTGCAGACCTCTGCAGGTTTCAACAAACAATGAAGCCATTGAAATGCCTGAAGATAAAAACGTATTCTTCCATATCAGGGAATCCTCAATGGGAATGTCACGAAAAAATAAGGTAGATGCAATATGTTATGTTGATCCCCACAGGTATTATGAATATCCATATGCACAGAAAAGTTCACTCTCACGGGTAATCAGTGACGTTAACGCATACTGCAGGGATAAGAGAAAAACTGCAATTCTCATAGTTCCCGGAAGAATAGGCACATCTTCACCGGAGCTTGGAATTCCTGTGGTGTTTGCAGATATCAGCCACTTTACGGCAATTCTTGAAGAGGCCTACAGTGAAGTTGGATACATGCCTGAGCTTTCCTTTGGAAGCCATATGTTCCAGGATCTTGTGGAAGCTGAAATATACTATGGGGCTCTGTTTGAAAATGAGAAGAAAATTGAATTCAACAGGGACATGCTCTATGAACATGATAACATCCTAAAGGATATCAATCCGAATCTGAGTGATGAGATATATGAGATGGTGCAGGTAATAGAATTTGAAGGAGATGCAGCAGAGTTCTATCATGATATGAACAGGGATGAAACAATGTGCATCTTCAAATGA
- a CDS encoding glutamate synthase-related protein — MSFTVERKIEICKQSNDRPGCCWYLCDNPKKSACKNCYSCYSNCPHDVYEVINDEPLPIHQENCVGCKICEEMCPTHAIYVRPLVDEGRGVWSNSTMVEIKRKSQTGSYKVRGCGLTRKIPTFDDLSILPAQVSRPPIDSYRETCKTSVVLGDRFAENPIEIDTPIMIGAMSFGALSKEAKIALAIGSSKVGTITNTGEGGMLPEERHYADKLIAQYASGRFGVSAEYLNNAEAVEIKIGQGAKSGMGGHLLAHKVTAEVARVRNIPEGTSALSPARHMDIVGPEDLGMKIDQLREITDWKIPIIVKFASGRVEQDVKIAAKAGADMIVVDGMQGGTGASPEVVTEHAGIPTIEAIVKADDALKEINLRSEVSLVAAGGIRSGADVAKAIALGADAVYVATSALISIGCKVCQSCSEGICPKGIATQDRVLRRRLDPIRKGQQVANYIEAMTQEVSSLTQQAGNTDIENLEREDLVSLTMEACELTGVPMVSKQH; from the coding sequence ATGTCATTTACTGTTGAGAGAAAAATAGAAATCTGCAAACAGAGCAATGACCGGCCGGGATGCTGCTGGTATTTATGTGACAATCCTAAAAAATCAGCATGTAAAAACTGTTATAGCTGCTATTCAAACTGTCCTCACGATGTATATGAGGTAATCAATGATGAACCTCTTCCGATACATCAGGAAAACTGTGTGGGATGTAAAATCTGTGAAGAGATGTGTCCTACACATGCTATATATGTAAGGCCTCTTGTAGATGAAGGAAGAGGTGTCTGGTCAAACTCAACAATGGTTGAAATAAAACGTAAAAGCCAGACAGGTTCATATAAAGTTAGGGGATGTGGACTAACACGTAAAATTCCTACATTTGATGATTTAAGCATACTTCCTGCACAGGTATCACGACCTCCGATTGACTCCTACAGGGAAACATGCAAAACTTCAGTGGTTTTAGGTGACAGATTTGCTGAAAATCCGATAGAAATAGACACTCCTATAATGATTGGGGCAATGTCTTTTGGTGCATTAAGCAAAGAGGCAAAAATAGCACTGGCAATCGGAAGCAGTAAAGTGGGAACTATTACCAACACCGGTGAAGGAGGAATGCTTCCCGAAGAAAGGCATTACGCCGACAAGCTCATCGCACAGTATGCATCAGGTCGTTTCGGTGTTTCAGCAGAATATTTAAATAATGCGGAAGCAGTTGAGATAAAAATAGGTCAGGGTGCAAAATCAGGTATGGGAGGACACCTTCTGGCCCATAAGGTAACAGCAGAAGTTGCAAGAGTTCGTAATATTCCGGAAGGGACATCAGCATTAAGTCCTGCAAGACACATGGACATAGTAGGTCCTGAAGATTTGGGAATGAAAATCGACCAGCTAAGGGAAATTACAGACTGGAAAATACCTATCATTGTCAAATTTGCATCAGGAAGAGTTGAACAGGACGTTAAAATCGCTGCAAAGGCAGGTGCGGATATGATTGTTGTTGATGGTATGCAGGGAGGAACCGGTGCAAGTCCTGAAGTGGTTACAGAACATGCGGGTATTCCAACAATAGAAGCAATCGTCAAGGCAGATGACGCTTTAAAGGAAATCAATTTAAGAAGTGAAGTGAGCCTTGTTGCTGCAGGAGGAATCCGGTCAGGTGCCGATGTTGCAAAAGCAATAGCTCTAGGTGCTGATGCAGTATATGTAGCTACATCCGCACTGATATCCATAGGATGTAAAGTATGCCAGTCATGTTCTGAAGGAATATGTCCGAAAGGAATTGCAACACAGGACAGGGTGCTTAGAAGAAGACTTGATCCTATAAGAAAAGGCCAGCAGGTTGCAAACTATATTGAAGCAATGACACAGGAGGTATCCTCACTGACTCAGCAGGCAGGTAATACTGATATAGAAAATCTTGAACGGGAAGATCTGGTCTCACTGACCATGGAAGCCTGCGAGCTGACAGGAGTACCGATGGTAAGCAAACAGCATTAA
- a CDS encoding Coenzyme F420 hydrogenase/dehydrogenase, beta subunit C-terminal domain has protein sequence MSEKRIAMVGTPCEIMAASKLQHYTDSPIDVKLGLFCMENFSYKYFVNFLKEYGLKMEDIEKFQIDKGFISLLLKTKETVKIPLSVAKRIIRKNCNVCVELTSETSDISIGSIGSDNGWSTLIVRTRKGQEIIDGAIEDKFIEANELSDSNFELLTRIAGSKISKNLEYVERREFLARPVLYQREKSDDSIADEVALSQFMDLKSNVIDVGACVLCGACEYACPENLITIDDTKPIMRGQCTDDCHACFAVCPRTFIPCNLRNDNSKPIGDYIKVLTVKSLKHSQGQDGSIVTTLLDYLLTKGIITEALIVDKKDELAWKPYAKLTDEIDEVVKSGGTKYSVCPVFKPLKEEVN, from the coding sequence ATGAGTGAAAAAAGAATAGCTATGGTCGGAACACCATGTGAAATAATGGCTGCATCTAAACTCCAGCATTATACAGACAGCCCTATTGATGTTAAACTGGGCCTTTTCTGTATGGAAAACTTCTCATACAAATACTTTGTAAATTTTCTAAAGGAATATGGCCTGAAAATGGAGGATATCGAAAAGTTCCAGATAGACAAAGGATTCATCTCCTTGCTTTTGAAAACCAAAGAGACAGTAAAAATTCCACTGTCTGTTGCCAAAAGAATCATCAGAAAAAACTGCAATGTCTGTGTTGAACTTACATCTGAAACATCAGACATATCCATAGGTTCTATCGGGTCAGATAACGGCTGGTCAACACTGATTGTTCGAACAAGAAAAGGTCAGGAAATAATTGACGGTGCAATTGAAGATAAATTCATTGAAGCAAATGAGCTTTCAGATTCAAACTTTGAACTTTTAACAAGAATTGCCGGCTCTAAAATCAGCAAAAATCTTGAATATGTTGAAAGAAGAGAGTTTCTTGCACGTCCTGTATTGTATCAGAGGGAAAAATCTGACGATTCAATCGCAGATGAAGTGGCACTTTCCCAGTTTATGGATTTGAAATCAAATGTCATTGACGTTGGAGCATGTGTGCTTTGCGGTGCATGTGAATATGCATGTCCTGAAAATCTCATCACAATCGATGATACAAAACCGATAATGAGAGGGCAATGCACAGATGACTGTCATGCATGCTTTGCAGTGTGTCCTAGAACATTCATACCATGCAATCTGAGAAATGACAATTCAAAACCGATTGGAGATTATATTAAAGTGCTTACAGTCAAATCACTTAAGCATTCCCAGGGTCAGGACGGATCAATCGTTACAACACTTCTAGACTATCTTCTAACCAAAGGCATCATAACTGAAGCGCTGATTGTAGATAAAAAGGATGAACTTGCATGGAAACCTTATGCAAAACTGACAGATGAAATAGATGAAGTTGTAAAATCCGGAGGAACAAAATATTCAGTGTGTCCGGTTTTCAAACCGCTAAAAGAGGAGGTTAACTAA
- a CDS encoding GXGXG domain-containing protein: MKEYVIDAKEMSEKELNRIIKKQAAVHDRLIINNPESRHNICAGLCEDVEIEINGSAGYFVATMVNGPHIHIKGNAGWFAGDNMTSGELIIEGTAGDGAGQGIYGGTVIVKGNTGSRTGEIMKGGTVIIDGNSGFMTGLLMMGGTLIILGDVTDDVGESIMRGTIYVLGDVKSLGKNAVMVESTADDKKHLKETLTEYGFDLTDSEYSNFKKIVNRS, from the coding sequence ATGAAAGAATATGTTATTGATGCTAAAGAAATGAGTGAAAAGGAACTTAACCGTATCATAAAAAAACAGGCCGCAGTTCATGACAGACTCATAATAAACAATCCCGAATCAAGACACAACATCTGTGCAGGTTTATGTGAAGATGTTGAAATAGAAATCAACGGATCTGCAGGATATTTTGTCGCAACCATGGTTAACGGACCTCACATACATATCAAAGGTAATGCAGGATGGTTTGCAGGAGACAACATGACAAGCGGTGAGCTTATAATAGAAGGAACTGCAGGTGACGGTGCAGGTCAGGGAATATATGGTGGAACAGTAATAGTTAAAGGAAACACCGGTTCAAGAACAGGAGAAATCATGAAAGGCGGTACCGTAATAATTGACGGAAACAGTGGATTCATGACCGGACTTCTGATGATGGGCGGAACACTGATTATACTTGGTGACGTTACTGATGATGTAGGCGAGTCCATCATGAGAGGAACAATATATGTTCTTGGAGATGTCAAAAGCCTTGGAAAAAATGCAGTCATGGTTGAATCTACAGCAGATGACAAAAAACATCTAAAAGAAACTTTAACCGAATACGGTTTTGATTTAACAGACAGTGAATATTCAAACTTTAAAAAAATCGTTAATAGGAGCTGA